The Naumannella cuiyingiana DNA window AACTCAGCAGTAACTTCCATCCCGCGCGGCACACCGAGACCACAACGAGATACTGGTCTCGTGACCCCCGAGCAGCTCTTCGCCCCGCCCGATGTCGCCTGGCAACCGCTCGCGCCGGCGTGGCGTACCGTGCGCCGCATCAGCGCGGTGTTCAGCTATCTCGTGCTGTTCGGCGTACCGGCCGCGGTCGCCTGGCCGACGCTCGGTCGACAGTGGGCGATCCCGATCATCGTGCTCGGGGTCGCGGTCCTGATCTGGCGGCTGATCCGGATCGGTGCGCTCTATCGGTCCTGGGGCTACGCCGAACTCGCCGACGACCTCTACCTCACCCGCGGGGTGATGTTTCGCAACCTGACCGCCGTGCCGTACGCGCGGATGCAGGTCGTCGAGGTCGAATCCGGGCCGATCGAGCGCGCCTTCGGCCTCGCCACCGTGAAGCTGGTCACCGCCAGCGCCGCGACCGACGCCACGATCCCCGGACTGACCCCCGACCGGGCGGCCCAGCTCCGCGACCGGCTCACCCGGCGGGCCGAGACCGGGGACTCCGGGCTGTGAGCGAGCGGCCCGGCGACCTCACCCACCCGCCCGCGCTGGAGAAGCGCGCCGAACGCCCCCACCCGCTCTCCCCCCTGATCCGCGGCTGGGTGGTGCTGCTGGTCATCCTGATCGCCATCGCCCGCGACCTGGTGCCCGACCTGCAGCGCAACCAGTTCGACCTGATCGACCTGATCCTCGCCAACGTGCTGCTGGTGATCCTCGGCGTACTGGGCGTGGTGCTGCTCACCGCGCTCGCCTCGTTCCTGACCTGGTGGTTCACCCGGTACGTGATCGACGACGAGGAGCTGCGGATCGAGACCGGTCTGTTCACCAAGACGTCGAAGAGGATTCCGTTCCGACGGATCCAGTCGATCGATGTCATGCAGCCGCTGGCCGCCCGGATCTTCGGGCTGGCCGAGCTGCGCATCGACGCCGGCAGCGACAAGACCGCGCTGCGCTATCTGTCGCGGCGCAAGGCGTACCGGATCCGCGACTACCTGCTCAGCCGCGCGCACGGGGAACAACTCAGCGTCGCCGACTCCGACGCCCGCACCCAGGCCGACGCTTTCCGTGATCTGTCCGCCGATGATCAGGTACTGGTCACCATCCCGCCGCAGCGGCTGCTGCTGGGCTTCCTCACCTCGACCGACTTCTTGGTCTCCGCGGCGCTCTCGCTCGTCGCGGTGGTCGTGTTCTTCCGGCTCGGGCTGGGGGTGTTCTCCTTCGGAGCGCTGATCCCCATCGTGCTCGGCACCCTGCGGATGATCGGTTCGCGGTTGCTGACCCAGTTCAACTACACCCTGGCGAGGACGGGCCGAGGGTTGCGGATCGCCCGCGGCCTGACCAACCTGACCAGCCAGTCCGTGCCGGTCGACCGGATCCAGGGGGTACGCATCACCCAACACCTGCTGTGGAAGCCGCTCGGCCTCTACCGGGTGGACATCGACGTGCTCGGCATCGCCGGCGGCGAGACCAGCCAGGTCAGCTCGATCCTGCTGCCCGTGGGCAATACCCGCGACCTGGCGATCGCGCTCGCCGCGGTGCTGCCCGGGGTGGACCTCGCCCGCGTCCCGCTGTGGCGCAGTCCCGGTCGGGCCCGGTGGCTGCATCCGATCGCGCTGCCGACCTACCGATTCGGCCACGACGCGCTGGTCGCCGTGGCGCGACGCGGCCTGATCGACACCGTGACCAGTGTGGTGCCGCACGGCAAGGTGCAGTCGGTGCGGATCGGGCAAGGGCCGCTGCAGCGGCTGGCGCGCGTCGCCAGCGTGCATCTCGACACGACCCCCGGACCGGTCACCTTCGTCGCGGCCGACATCGATCCCGGTGATGCGCGGGCCTTCGCGCTCAGCCAGCTCGGGCGCTCGGAGCGGGCGCGGGCGGCAGTGGGGCCCCTGGGTGCCGTGCCGGCCCCGGTGCGACGACCCGGCCGCTAGGGTCGATCCATGAGCAATCCAGCCCAACGGCCGGTCCTCGGCATCGACATCGGCGGCTCCGGGATCAAGGGCGCTCCGGTGGATCTCGCGACCGGCGAATTCGCGGCCGACCGGCTGCGCATCGACACCCCGAAGAAGTCGACCCCGAAGCATGTCGCCAAGGTCGTGGTGGAGATCGTTCAGCATTTCGCCGACCAGATCGCCGACGGGCCCGTTGGCGTGACCGTCCCGGCGGTGGTGATCGACGGCGTCACCCGGAGCGCCGCGAACATCGACAAGTCCTGGATCGGTGCCCACGCCCGTGACATCTTCGCCGAGGCATTGGGCCGGGAGGTGGTGCTGGTCAACGACGCCGACGCCGCCGGCCTGGCCGAGGTGCAGTACGGGGCGGCGCGCGGCAATCCGGGCAAGGTGTTGTTGACCACGCTCGGCACCGGCATCGGCACCGCGCTGATCTACAAGGGCGTGCTGGTACCGAACACCGAGCTCGGCCACATCGAGGTCGACGGCCACGACGCGGAGACGAAGGCATCGTCGGGGGTCAAGGACAAGGAGGGCCTGAGCTACAAGGAATGGGTGCCACGGCTGCAGCGC harbors:
- a CDS encoding PH domain-containing protein codes for the protein MTPEQLFAPPDVAWQPLAPAWRTVRRISAVFSYLVLFGVPAAVAWPTLGRQWAIPIIVLGVAVLIWRLIRIGALYRSWGYAELADDLYLTRGVMFRNLTAVPYARMQVVEVESGPIERAFGLATVKLVTASAATDATIPGLTPDRAAQLRDRLTRRAETGDSGL
- a CDS encoding PH domain-containing protein — protein: MSERPGDLTHPPALEKRAERPHPLSPLIRGWVVLLVILIAIARDLVPDLQRNQFDLIDLILANVLLVILGVLGVVLLTALASFLTWWFTRYVIDDEELRIETGLFTKTSKRIPFRRIQSIDVMQPLAARIFGLAELRIDAGSDKTALRYLSRRKAYRIRDYLLSRAHGEQLSVADSDARTQADAFRDLSADDQVLVTIPPQRLLLGFLTSTDFLVSAALSLVAVVVFFRLGLGVFSFGALIPIVLGTLRMIGSRLLTQFNYTLARTGRGLRIARGLTNLTSQSVPVDRIQGVRITQHLLWKPLGLYRVDIDVLGIAGGETSQVSSILLPVGNTRDLAIALAAVLPGVDLARVPLWRSPGRARWLHPIALPTYRFGHDALVAVARRGLIDTVTSVVPHGKVQSVRIGQGPLQRLARVASVHLDTTPGPVTFVAADIDPGDARAFALSQLGRSERARAAVGPLGAVPAPVRRPGR
- the ppgK gene encoding polyphosphate--glucose phosphotransferase — protein: MSNPAQRPVLGIDIGGSGIKGAPVDLATGEFAADRLRIDTPKKSTPKHVAKVVVEIVQHFADQIADGPVGVTVPAVVIDGVTRSAANIDKSWIGAHARDIFAEALGREVVLVNDADAAGLAEVQYGAARGNPGKVLLTTLGTGIGTALIYKGVLVPNTELGHIEVDGHDAETKASSGVKDKEGLSYKEWVPRLQRYYEMLEFLTWPDLFVVGGGVSKDSAKFLPLLKINAPIIPAKLLNKAGIIGAAYLAADPDQAAARAGTDPAHAGTAD